The Palaemon carinicauda isolate YSFRI2023 chromosome 43, ASM3689809v2, whole genome shotgun sequence genome window below encodes:
- the LOC137633797 gene encoding processed variable antigen-like, with the protein MRSCPIIGGVLRAADEVERCELRLMEMQREAERFNEQLNSNWLLRKLLPEFQLGGIEEEVISIASSNHTIYIGVALTVFVMAGRIFWAVTRKSEEKSKEDEEEEIGKVERAEDDEVCSDETEEESTFENEVSDESSVEAAADEDIYPQDEIPQTEEEKETDELETSEEIVMENSTEKEPVLESKKEEFFNNETEEEEASVRDEDISPEVEQITELGEEENIMDVPTASEESEVLAERKKTDVPTESEDSEVLAEREETDIPTESKDSEVLAEWEETDVPTRSEDSEVLAEREGTDVSTESKERDNIQQAVREHSQETYEYSEYGFNGDAEEKEEDQEDEYYEEEYYEEYDEDYFYEESLLRGSGVHWD; encoded by the coding sequence ATGCGAAGCTGTCCTATTATCGGTGGCGTTTTGAGAGCCGCCGATGAAGTCGAACGGTGTGAACTTAGACTGATGGAAATGCAGAGGGAAGCCGAAAGATTCAACGAACAGCTGAATTCGAATTGGCTCCTTCGAAAGCTTCTCCCCGAATTCCAACTTGGAGGAATTGAAGAAGAGGTCATTTCTATCGCCAGTTCAAACCACACAATTTACATCGGAGTAGCTCTTACAGTTTTCGTCATGGCTGGCAGGATCTTCTGGGCTGTGACCAGGAAGTCTGAGGAAAAAAGCAAAGAGGACGAAGAAGAGGAAATTGGAAAAGTGGAGCGAGCGGAAGATGACGAAGTCTGTagtgatgaaaccgaagaggaaagCACATTCGAAAATGAAGTTTCGGATGAATCTTCGGTGGAGGCTGCTGCAGATGAGGACATTTATCCTCAAGATGAGATTCCACAgacggaggaagagaaggaaactgATGAACTCGAAACAAGTGAAGAAATTGTTATGGAAAACTCTACTGAAAAAGAGCCGGTGCTGGAGAGCAAAAAAGAAGAATTCTTCAATAATGAaacggaagaagaagaagcttCTGTACGAGATGAGGATATTTCTCCCGAAGTTGAACAAATTACAGAGTTGGGAGAAGAGGAGAACATTATGGATGTTCCCACAGCAAGTGAAGAATCAGAAGTCCTTGCTGAAAGGAAAAAAACAGATGTTCCCACAGAAAGCGAAGATTCAGAAgtccttgctgaaagggaagaaacagatattccCACAGAAAGCAAAGATTCCGAAGTTCTGGCTGAATgggaagaaacagatgttcccaCAAGAAGCGAAGATTCAGAAGTCCTTGCTGAAAGGGAAGGAACAGATGTTTCCACAGAAAGCAAAGAAAGAGACAATATTCAGCAAGCAGTTCGGGAACATTCACAGGAAACTTATGAATATTCAGAATACGGATTTAATGGAGacgcagaagaaaaagaagaagaccaaGAGGATGAATATTACGAAGAAGAGTACTACGAAGAATATGACGAAGATTACTTCTATGAGGAATCTCTTTTAAGAGGTTCTGGCGTACACTGGGATTAA